The proteins below come from a single Drosophila miranda strain MSH22 chromosome Y unlocalized genomic scaffold, D.miranda_PacBio2.1 Contig_Y1_pilon, whole genome shotgun sequence genomic window:
- the LOC117191465 gene encoding uncharacterized protein LOC117191465 — protein sequence MKRLRDGRQARPLWANGDTTGHPSGDQQPEVPAPADEPTTHRTRGWIVDPNGPSASRQAQLRRVGEATLRQQDRMPWCRRAAAIQGRIDQQTQGPGTDAEEEVEPDGRFATAGVRSAPNHDVAALNRRWFGSYGAAIDDDNATTDTDEHETIIRDAQSLASTLQDEGNRHPLARGNEWDSPLWAEWNLAGQGRAATPLAVHDPPQLNASITRMMPTYRHTLTAMCPAPPFFATAVQRAPQPQPQGRL from the exons ATGAAGCGTCTAAGAGACGGAAGGCAAGCTCGGCCCCTATGGGCAAATGGTGATACGACGGGACACCCTAGCGGAGACCAGCAGCCTGAAGTCCCGGCACCTGCCGACGAACCAACGACACACCGGACTCGCGGCTGGATCGTCGACCccaatgggccatccgcctccCGTCAAGCCCAGCTGAGGCGGGTCGGAGAGGCGACACTTCGACAACAGGACAGGATGCCATGGTGCCGGCGCGCGGCAGCCATCCAAGGGCGGATCGACCAACAAACCCAGGGCCCGGGGACCGACGCcgaagaggaagtagagcccgatggccgcttcgcaaccgcaggtgtccgctcggcgcccaatcacgacgtcgccgccctgaatcgccgttggttcgggagttatggggctgccatcgacgacgacaacgcgaCCACGGACACCGACGAGCACGAGACGATAATACGCGACGCTCAAAGCCTGGCGTCCACGCTGCAGGACGAAGGGAACCGACACCCACTGGCTCGCGGGAACGAATGGGACTCGCCCCTTTGGGCCGAGTGGAACCTGGCCGGTCAAGGTCGGGCAGCCACCCCTCTAGCAGTACACGACCCGCCGCAGTTGAATGCGAGCATCACGCGAATGATGCCAACTTACAGACACAC CCTGACCGCTATGTGCCCGGCTCCCCCATTTTTCGCGACAGCAGTCCAGCGCGCCCCGCAACCTCAGCCTCAGGGGCGCCTATAA